A stretch of Comamonadaceae bacterium M7527 DNA encodes these proteins:
- a CDS encoding universal stress protein, with the protein MFKNILLPTDGSDKALVAARKAVELASIHNASMVSVVVIDPFPYIGLGEASAFGLQAYLSEAQASAKQSLAKVREIAEAAGVPFKADTIERNAVYEGILDTAKAENCDLIVMGSHGRSGVKALILGSETQKVLTHSEVPVLVVKS; encoded by the coding sequence ATGTTCAAGAACATTTTGTTGCCTACCGACGGATCAGACAAAGCCTTGGTGGCTGCGCGCAAAGCAGTAGAGCTGGCCAGCATACACAACGCCAGCATGGTCTCTGTGGTGGTGATTGACCCGTTTCCTTACATTGGCCTGGGCGAGGCGTCTGCTTTTGGTTTGCAGGCCTACCTCAGCGAGGCGCAGGCGTCAGCCAAGCAGTCATTGGCCAAAGTGCGAGAAATTGCCGAAGCCGCAGGCGTGCCATTCAAGGCCGACACCATAGAGCGCAACGCGGTTTATGAGGGCATTCTGGACACCGCCAAGGCTGAAAACTGCGATCTCATCGTGATGGGCTCTCACGGGCGCAGCGGCGTGAAGGCGTTGATATTGGGCAGCGAAACCCAAAAGGTGCTCACCCACAGCGAGGTGCCCGTGTTGGTGGTGAAGTCTTAA
- the uvrA gene encoding excinuclease ABC subunit UvrA, with protein MSKPLKSNKLPKSAQQASEEGLIRIRGARQHTLKNLDLDIRTNELTVVTGPSGSGKSSLVFDTLFAEGQRRYVETFSAYARQFLDRMDKPAVDRVDGVPPAIAIDQTNPVRSSRSTVGTMTELNDHLKLLFARSAQLFDRQTAQPVQHDNADTIFDAIAQRSAGLDARLVVTFPVELPATTTPEEVEQWLSASGFTRIHAQRDVAVKDLHSTHEAATLLGKAAKKVAAKKTPKKKAAELDGTRKVLDVVADRFKASKLDRARAIEAIEVALKRGSGHMSVYVAFGNDEGDEQRWQFSSGLHCPDSHIRYQKPTPSMFSFNSPVGACATCRGFGRVIGVDYGLVIPNDKLSLRGGAIKTIQTPAWQECQDDLMRHAETAGIPRDTPWHKLTDAHKDWVINGSPNWAGKWNQQWYGIKRFFEYLESKSYKMHIRVLLSKYRSYTPCGDCGGARLKTESLLWRLGNAEQANAALDSYKRFKPVGVSWTNEQLQALPGLSLHDLMCMPLDQMLVFFQSVEATVVDRADADARAQALLFEEITTRLKYLCHVGLGYLTLDRQSRTLSGGEVQRINLTTALGTSLVNTLFVLDEPSIGLHPRDMDRITEAMQRLRDAGNTLVVVEHDPAVMLAADRVIDMGPGPGERGGDIVFDGTPAQLRKADTLTGAYLGNRKQVGMGFKRMVSDNTPRLILEGAREHNLQNVQVSIPLQRLVCVTGVSGSGKSTLVQDVLAPALLRHFGKPTDAPGAFDRLMGAEQLSDVVFVDQSPIGKTSRSNPVSYVGAWDSLRSLLATAPLARERGYTASKFSFNGGDGRCPLCGGSGFEHVEMQFLSDVYLRCPDCDGQRYRPEVLEVRLTHQHPDAKAGDAGLNVADILNLTVAQAVQVFAQERDVLRALQPIVDVGLDYVKLGQPVPTLSGGEAQRLKLAGFLAQAAKGGTSSRQAVATKGALFMFDEPTTGLHFEDIATLMRALRRLMEAGHSVLVIEHNLDVIRAADWLIDLGPEGGIGGGHIVAQGTPEALREHPTSHTAKAMRDYDMAMGLGGHVVSDKAAAYATKPRIKPSNDIQIVNAKEHNLKGISLNIPRGKFNVISGVSGSGKSTLAFDILFHEGQRRYLESLNAYARSIVQPAGRPEVDAVYGIPPTVAIEQRLSRGGRKSTVGTTTEVWHYLRLLYVKLGTQHCVHDGAAVLPQTPDAMAANLLKQHKGQHIGLLAPLVVGRKGVYTELADWAKPRGYPYLRVDGEFLPTDNFPRIDRFKEHNIELPVGDLVVNANNEGELRRLLKEALLHGKGVVHVLVGLGGLKEAMAQGLPTATIGKVQVASSLRACPTCATSYPELDPRLFSYNSKHGWCTECVGTGLRLNKVQRITLDDSTRDDKDRGREQSFAEPELDEDVNEACPACTGTRLNPQARAVQFAGVGIAEVARLSVRDVHSWVQQLKLSTRETDIARDLIPEIESRLQFLQDVGLGYLTLDRGAPTLSGGEAQRIRLAAQLGSNLQGVCYVLDEPTIGLHARDNHMLLNALHALGGKGNTLVVVEHDEDTIRRADHLIDIGPSAGKRGGTVVAQGTVADVMKAHESVTGRYLRDAIKHPMQARRLFALPKSTADADAGDGALVLTRAHLHNLQNVSVQVPLKRLVAITGVSGSGKSTLARDVLLTNVAMAVTPAIKRAQSKGETVELPTWVGCASLSGYQSLDRVLEVDQTPIGKTPRSCPATYIGFWDTVRKLFAETLEAKARGYAPGRFSFNTGEGRCPGCEGQGMRTVEMSFLPDVKVLCEACHGARFNPETLAVTWRGKSVGDVLSMAVDEAVDFFASMPSIAHPLQLLKDVGLGYLTLGQPSPTLSGGEAQRIKLVTELTKVRDEVGKRGQKAPHTLYVLDEPTVGLHMADVEKLIRVLHRLVDAGHSVVVIEHDLDVIAEADWVIDLGPDGGNEGGQIVAAAPPEALVQLRTATGLALAPVLARA; from the coding sequence ATGTCTAAACCACTCAAGTCCAACAAGTTACCCAAGTCGGCTCAGCAAGCCTCCGAGGAGGGGCTTATTCGCATACGCGGTGCGCGCCAGCACACGCTTAAAAACCTGGACTTGGATATACGCACCAACGAGCTGACAGTGGTGACTGGGCCCAGCGGCTCGGGCAAGTCCAGTCTGGTGTTTGACACCTTGTTTGCTGAAGGTCAGCGCCGCTATGTTGAGACGTTTTCAGCCTACGCGCGCCAGTTTCTGGATCGTATGGACAAGCCCGCGGTAGACCGCGTTGACGGCGTGCCGCCTGCCATTGCCATTGACCAAACCAACCCGGTGCGCAGCTCACGCTCAACAGTGGGCACCATGACAGAGCTGAACGACCACCTCAAGTTGTTGTTTGCCCGCAGCGCCCAGTTGTTTGACAGGCAAACCGCGCAGCCTGTGCAGCACGACAACGCCGACACTATTTTTGACGCCATCGCGCAGCGCAGTGCTGGCTTGGATGCGCGGCTGGTGGTGACCTTTCCGGTCGAGTTGCCTGCAACCACCACACCTGAAGAGGTAGAGCAGTGGCTGTCTGCCAGCGGCTTTACCCGCATACATGCACAGCGTGATGTGGCTGTAAAAGACTTGCACAGCACCCATGAGGCAGCAACGTTGTTAGGCAAAGCGGCCAAGAAAGTAGCCGCCAAGAAAACGCCTAAAAAGAAAGCGGCTGAGCTGGATGGCACGCGCAAAGTGCTGGACGTGGTGGCCGACCGTTTTAAGGCCAGCAAGCTGGACCGTGCCCGCGCCATTGAGGCGATTGAGGTGGCACTCAAGCGTGGTTCTGGCCATATGTCGGTATATGTGGCCTTTGGCAACGACGAGGGCGATGAGCAACGGTGGCAGTTTTCCAGCGGCTTGCATTGCCCGGACAGCCACATTCGCTACCAAAAGCCCACGCCCAGCATGTTTTCGTTTAACTCGCCTGTAGGCGCGTGCGCAACTTGCCGTGGTTTTGGTCGGGTGATTGGTGTGGACTACGGTTTGGTGATTCCAAACGACAAACTCAGCTTGCGCGGCGGCGCCATCAAAACCATACAAACCCCAGCGTGGCAAGAGTGCCAAGACGACCTCATGCGCCACGCTGAGACGGCCGGCATACCGCGTGACACACCTTGGCACAAGCTCACAGATGCGCACAAAGACTGGGTGATCAACGGCTCACCCAACTGGGCTGGCAAGTGGAATCAGCAGTGGTATGGCATCAAGCGCTTTTTTGAGTATTTGGAAAGCAAGTCCTACAAGATGCACATCCGTGTGCTGCTGTCCAAGTACCGCAGCTACACGCCTTGTGGTGACTGCGGCGGCGCACGCCTGAAAACAGAAAGTCTGTTGTGGCGTTTGGGCAATGCCGAGCAAGCCAACGCCGCGCTGGACAGCTACAAGCGCTTCAAGCCCGTGGGTGTGTCGTGGACCAATGAACAGCTGCAAGCCCTGCCCGGCTTGAGCTTGCACGACCTCATGTGCATGCCGCTAGACCAAATGCTGGTGTTTTTCCAAAGCGTGGAGGCCACTGTGGTTGACCGCGCAGATGCTGATGCGCGCGCGCAAGCCTTGTTGTTTGAGGAGATCACCACGCGCCTCAAGTACCTGTGCCATGTGGGGCTGGGCTATCTCACGCTGGACCGCCAAAGCCGCACCCTGTCTGGTGGTGAGGTGCAGCGCATCAACCTCACCACGGCTTTGGGCACGTCGTTGGTCAACACCTTGTTTGTATTGGATGAGCCCAGCATAGGCTTGCACCCGCGCGATATGGACCGTATCACCGAGGCCATGCAACGCCTGCGTGACGCAGGCAATACGCTGGTCGTGGTTGAGCACGACCCGGCTGTGATGTTGGCCGCAGACCGCGTGATCGACATGGGGCCTGGCCCAGGCGAGCGTGGCGGCGACATTGTGTTTGATGGCACACCTGCGCAGCTGCGCAAGGCCGATACGCTGACCGGCGCCTACCTGGGCAATCGCAAGCAGGTGGGCATGGGCTTTAAGCGCATGGTGAGCGACAACACGCCACGTCTTATTCTGGAAGGTGCGCGTGAACACAACTTGCAAAACGTGCAAGTGTCCATACCACTGCAGCGCCTGGTGTGTGTCACTGGTGTGTCTGGCTCTGGCAAGTCCACCTTGGTGCAGGACGTGCTGGCACCTGCGCTGCTGCGTCACTTTGGCAAGCCCACCGATGCGCCCGGCGCGTTTGATCGACTGATGGGCGCCGAGCAACTGAGTGACGTGGTGTTTGTAGACCAGTCTCCCATTGGTAAAACGTCGCGCTCAAACCCTGTGAGCTATGTAGGCGCATGGGACAGCTTGCGCAGCCTGCTGGCCACTGCACCGCTGGCGCGTGAGCGCGGCTACACCGCGTCCAAGTTCAGCTTCAACGGTGGTGATGGTCGCTGCCCACTGTGTGGCGGCTCCGGCTTTGAGCACGTTGAAATGCAGTTTCTGAGTGACGTTTACTTGCGCTGCCCAGACTGTGACGGCCAGCGCTACAGGCCAGAGGTGCTGGAGGTACGTCTGACTCACCAGCACCCAGATGCCAAGGCCGGTGATGCAGGCCTCAACGTGGCCGATATATTGAACCTCACCGTTGCACAAGCTGTGCAGGTGTTTGCACAAGAGCGCGACGTGCTGCGCGCGCTGCAGCCCATTGTGGATGTGGGCTTGGACTACGTGAAGCTGGGCCAGCCTGTGCCCACCCTGTCTGGTGGTGAGGCACAGCGTTTAAAGCTGGCAGGCTTTTTGGCCCAAGCGGCCAAAGGCGGCACCAGCAGCCGTCAAGCAGTTGCCACAAAAGGCGCGCTGTTCATGTTTGACGAGCCCACCACCGGCTTGCACTTTGAAGACATTGCCACGCTGATGCGCGCGCTGCGCCGTTTGATGGAGGCAGGCCACTCTGTGTTGGTGATTGAGCACAACCTGGACGTGATTCGCGCGGCTGATTGGTTGATAGACCTGGGCCCCGAAGGCGGCATTGGCGGTGGCCACATAGTGGCGCAAGGTACGCCTGAAGCGCTGCGCGAGCACCCCACATCGCACACGGCCAAAGCCATGCGCGACTACGACATGGCCATGGGCTTGGGCGGTCATGTCGTGAGCGACAAGGCTGCGGCCTATGCCACCAAGCCGCGCATCAAGCCGTCAAACGATATTCAAATCGTCAACGCCAAAGAGCACAACTTGAAAGGCATCAGCCTGAACATTCCGCGTGGCAAATTCAACGTCATCTCCGGCGTGTCTGGCTCTGGCAAGTCAACACTTGCGTTTGATATTTTGTTCCACGAAGGTCAGCGCCGCTACCTGGAGTCGCTAAACGCCTATGCGCGTTCTATCGTGCAGCCTGCAGGCAGGCCAGAGGTAGACGCCGTATATGGCATACCGCCTACCGTGGCCATTGAGCAGCGTCTAAGCCGGGGCGGGCGCAAGAGCACAGTGGGCACCACCACCGAGGTGTGGCATTACCTGCGCTTGCTGTATGTGAAGCTGGGCACGCAGCACTGCGTGCATGACGGAGCTGCCGTGCTGCCACAAACCCCGGATGCCATGGCGGCCAACCTGTTGAAGCAGCACAAGGGCCAACACATTGGTTTGTTGGCGCCACTGGTGGTTGGGCGAAAAGGTGTGTACACCGAGCTGGCCGACTGGGCCAAGCCGCGCGGTTACCCGTACTTGCGCGTAGACGGGGAATTTTTGCCCACAGACAACTTCCCGCGCATTGACCGCTTTAAAGAGCACAACATTGAGTTGCCCGTGGGCGACTTGGTGGTCAACGCCAACAACGAAGGCGAGTTGCGCCGCTTGCTCAAAGAGGCCTTGTTGCACGGCAAAGGCGTGGTGCATGTGTTGGTGGGCTTGGGTGGTCTTAAAGAGGCCATGGCCCAAGGCCTGCCTACGGCCACGATTGGCAAGGTGCAAGTGGCCTCTAGCTTGCGCGCCTGCCCCACCTGCGCTACCAGCTATCCTGAGCTAGATCCCCGCTTGTTCTCTTACAACAGCAAACACGGCTGGTGTACCGAGTGCGTGGGCACAGGCCTGCGCTTAAACAAGGTGCAGCGCATCACGCTGGACGACTCTACGCGCGACGACAAAGACCGCGGTCGCGAGCAAAGCTTTGCCGAGCCTGAGTTGGACGAAGACGTGAACGAGGCTTGCCCCGCTTGCACAGGCACACGACTGAACCCGCAAGCCAGAGCCGTGCAGTTTGCCGGTGTGGGCATTGCCGAAGTGGCGCGCTTGTCTGTGCGCGATGTGCACAGCTGGGTGCAGCAACTGAAGCTCAGCACCCGCGAGACAGACATCGCCAGAGACCTCATTCCCGAGATCGAATCGCGCTTGCAATTTCTGCAAGACGTGGGCCTGGGCTACTTGACGCTAGACCGTGGCGCACCTACGTTAAGTGGCGGTGAAGCGCAGCGCATCAGGCTGGCCGCGCAGCTGGGCAGCAACCTGCAAGGCGTTTGCTACGTGCTGGATGAGCCCACTATTGGCTTGCATGCGCGTGACAATCACATGTTGTTGAACGCACTGCATGCTTTGGGTGGCAAAGGCAACACCTTGGTGGTGGTTGAGCACGACGAAGACACCATTCGCCGCGCCGACCACCTGATAGATATAGGCCCCAGTGCAGGCAAGCGCGGCGGCACCGTGGTGGCCCAGGGCACAGTGGCCGACGTGATGAAGGCCCATGAGTCTGTGACCGGACGTTACTTGCGTGACGCCATCAAACACCCCATGCAAGCGCGACGATTGTTTGCCTTGCCAAAGTCGACGGCCGATGCCGATGCTGGCGATGGTGCATTGGTGCTAACCAGGGCCCACTTGCACAACCTGCAAAACGTCAGTGTGCAAGTGCCGCTCAAACGCCTGGTCGCGATTACGGGTGTGTCGGGCTCAGGCAAGTCCACGCTGGCACGCGACGTGTTGCTCACCAATGTGGCCATGGCGGTCACGCCAGCCATCAAGCGGGCGCAGTCCAAAGGGGAGACGGTTGAGCTGCCAACGTGGGTAGGCTGCGCCAGTCTGAGTGGCTACCAGTCGCTGGACCGCGTGTTGGAGGTTGACCAAACACCTATTGGCAAAACGCCTCGCTCATGCCCAGCCACCTATATTGGTTTTTGGGACACAGTGCGCAAGCTGTTTGCTGAAACACTTGAAGCCAAAGCACGTGGTTATGCGCCAGGACGCTTTTCGTTTAACACCGGCGAAGGCCGTTGCCCAGGCTGTGAAGGTCAAGGCATGCGCACCGTAGAGATGAGCTTTTTGCCAGATGTCAAAGTGCTGTGCGAAGCCTGTCACGGTGCGCGCTTCAACCCCGAGACCTTGGCCGTGACTTGGCGTGGCAAAAGCGTGGGCGATGTGTTGTCCATGGCGGTAGACGAGGCCGTCGACTTCTTTGCCAGCATGCCCTCTATTGCTCATCCCTTGCAGCTTCTGAAAGACGTGGGGCTGGGCTACCTCACACTGGGCCAGCCGTCACCCACCTTGAGTGGCGGTGAGGCGCAGCGCATCAAGCTGGTCACAGAGCTGACCAAAGTGCGTGACGAGGTAGGCAAGCGCGGCCAAAAAGCACCGCACACCTTGTATGTACTGGATGAGCCCACCGTGGGCCTGCACATGGCCGACGTGGAAAAGCTCATACGTGTGTTGCACCGCTTGGTAGACGCAGGCCACTCGGTGGTGGTGATAGAGCACGATTTGGACGTGATCGCCGAAGCCGACTGGGTTATTGACCTGGGGCCAGACGGCGGCAACGAAGGTGGACAAATAGTCGCTGCCGCACCGCCGGAGGCCTTGGTGCAATTGCGCACGGCTACTGGGCTTGCCTTGGCGCCGGTGTTGGCTAGGGCTTAG
- a CDS encoding MFS transporter: protein MTSPVHTNTKALYALLASTFFELTGVFMLLPLNLLRLKEAGLDTATAGLFAAASYLAIFLITPFASTITQRLGRRNTLWLTAVVPAMTALVFALSPWVASWFAAQAIAGMFGGLRWVLAESMVAEFAPPSKRGRFVGLFETLVGVTFVLGPLVLAWVGPTDSHALWLALAFIVLGAAFTTLIPKLPSASHQGAEHLGVRGVWTALTAYPVIMLAGFLGGFFEAGLTSILPLYGLQLNWTASASTLLVAASGFGSALLMLPAGMLADHLSKPLASGQPRAFWGSAHHTRLQLMRASAWVTLAATALLPFVPSYGALAWLVALLWGGAGGVLYTFAMIDIGSRERGTALVSGTAVLVLAYTLGGMTAPALGALALQTSVQVAFPLLLASAAGLGVWMLGWPATDQRPAKP, encoded by the coding sequence ATGACCTCACCTGTTCACACCAACACCAAAGCCTTGTATGCACTGCTGGCATCAACCTTTTTTGAGTTGACGGGCGTGTTCATGCTGCTGCCGCTGAACCTGTTGCGGCTTAAAGAGGCTGGGTTGGATACGGCGACAGCGGGTTTGTTTGCTGCTGCGTCTTACTTGGCCATATTTCTCATCACGCCATTCGCTTCCACCATTACACAGCGCCTGGGCAGGCGCAATACGCTGTGGCTAACCGCCGTGGTGCCTGCGATGACCGCACTGGTTTTTGCGCTGTCGCCGTGGGTTGCCAGCTGGTTTGCGGCGCAAGCCATTGCCGGTATGTTTGGCGGCTTGCGCTGGGTGCTGGCCGAGTCTATGGTGGCTGAGTTTGCGCCGCCATCCAAGCGCGGGCGCTTTGTGGGCTTGTTTGAAACGTTGGTGGGCGTCACCTTTGTGCTGGGTCCGCTGGTGTTGGCGTGGGTGGGCCCCACTGATAGCCATGCGCTGTGGCTGGCCCTTGCATTTATCGTGCTGGGCGCAGCCTTCACAACACTCATTCCCAAACTGCCCAGTGCCAGCCACCAAGGCGCCGAGCACCTAGGTGTACGCGGCGTATGGACGGCGCTAACGGCTTACCCAGTGATCATGCTGGCTGGGTTTTTGGGTGGCTTTTTTGAGGCGGGCCTCACATCCATATTGCCGCTTTATGGCTTGCAACTGAATTGGACCGCCAGCGCCTCCACACTGCTGGTAGCGGCCAGCGGCTTTGGCAGTGCCTTGCTGATGCTGCCTGCAGGCATGCTGGCAGACCATTTGTCCAAGCCCTTGGCAAGTGGACAGCCGCGCGCTTTTTGGGGCAGCGCACACCACACGCGCCTGCAACTGATGCGCGCGTCTGCATGGGTCACCCTGGCAGCCACGGCATTACTGCCGTTTGTCCCGTCTTACGGTGCATTGGCTTGGCTGGTAGCGTTGCTATGGGGTGGCGCGGGTGGCGTGCTGTATACCTTTGCCATGATAGACATTGGCTCGCGCGAACGCGGTACAGCGCTGGTCAGTGGCACGGCCGTGCTGGTGCTGGCTTACACGCTGGGCGGCATGACAGCGCCCGCATTGGGCGCCCTGGCTTTGCAAACATCCGTACAAGTGGCGTTCCCGCTGCTGCTGGCGAGCGCAGCGGGCTTGGGTGTGTGGATGTTGGGGTGGCCAGCCACCGATCAGCGCCCTGCTAAGCCCTAG
- a CDS encoding VOC family protein, giving the protein MFNHVMVGTNDIERAKRFYDAVLGTLGVGEPALNKSPTGHTRLFYRHDGGTFGVTQPINDQPASPANGSTLGFKCTSPEQVKAFHDTAVAHGGTSIEDPPGLREGAMGAMHLSYVLDPDGNKLCALYRVPKAA; this is encoded by the coding sequence ATGTTTAACCACGTCATGGTAGGCACCAACGACATAGAGCGCGCCAAGCGTTTTTACGATGCGGTGCTGGGCACCTTGGGTGTTGGAGAGCCTGCGCTGAACAAAAGCCCAACAGGCCACACCCGCTTGTTCTACCGCCACGACGGCGGCACATTTGGCGTAACACAGCCTATCAACGACCAACCAGCGAGCCCGGCAAACGGCAGCACCCTGGGCTTTAAATGCACCTCACCTGAACAGGTTAAGGCGTTTCACGATACGGCAGTCGCGCACGGCGGCACGTCTATTGAAGACCCACCGGGCCTGCGTGAAGGCGCTATGGGTGCCATGCATTTGTCGTATGTGCTTGACCCAGACGGCAACAAGTTGTGCGCTTTGTACCGCGTACCAAAAGCGGCTTAA